A genomic region of Mesobacillus jeotgali contains the following coding sequences:
- a CDS encoding amidase family protein produces MKNPRLNTLMEEWLPEATIDEMQAKMEKGELSSHDLVLMYQARIAKFDQTINSVLELNPDALHIAAALDAERKQNGPRGPLHGIPVLVKDNIDTNDKMHTSAGSLALKDSFAQKDSFVAARLREAGAVILGKTNMTEWANFMANNMKSGYSSRGGQVLNSYGPGKFDVGGSSAGSGAAIAANLAAVAVGTETDGSILNPASQNSLVGIKPTVGLVSRSGIIPIAHTQDTAGPIARTVKDAVYLLEAIVGQDPQDPATMVSLPEFRQDTLFDDQALKGAKIAVAREVYIGKWTQEQEQIFQKAVEKLEELGAEVVEAAIPAAKATWGYKVLSYEFKADLNAYLNGLSPNVPVRTLSDVIAFNNEHGEKMLKYGQEVLLESEVTSGTLTEAEYLEELEYNLYMAREQGIDYALKEYGADAVLFPMDGSTIGSKAGYPSVTVPTAFTDEGEPVGITFTGTAFSEPLLIRLAYAFEQATKVRRAPELRINAGEKIHTTS; encoded by the coding sequence AGGGCGAGCTGTCTTCTCATGATCTTGTCCTGATGTACCAGGCCCGCATCGCGAAATTTGACCAAACAATTAATTCTGTACTTGAATTGAACCCTGATGCTCTTCACATCGCGGCTGCACTGGATGCTGAACGAAAACAGAATGGTCCAAGAGGACCGCTTCATGGTATTCCGGTCCTGGTAAAAGATAATATTGATACAAACGATAAAATGCATACCAGTGCTGGATCGCTCGCATTGAAAGACTCTTTTGCCCAGAAGGATTCTTTTGTCGCTGCCAGACTCAGGGAAGCAGGCGCTGTCATTCTTGGCAAAACGAATATGACAGAGTGGGCAAATTTCATGGCAAATAACATGAAGAGCGGCTACAGCTCGCGCGGTGGTCAGGTACTGAATTCGTACGGTCCCGGTAAGTTTGACGTTGGCGGCTCAAGTGCTGGTTCCGGGGCAGCAATTGCTGCAAACTTGGCTGCCGTTGCGGTCGGCACGGAAACGGATGGCTCGATTTTAAATCCAGCATCACAAAATTCACTGGTTGGCATCAAGCCGACTGTTGGCCTTGTCAGCCGCAGCGGCATCATCCCGATTGCCCACACTCAGGATACGGCAGGCCCGATTGCAAGAACAGTCAAGGACGCGGTTTATCTTTTAGAAGCAATTGTCGGACAGGATCCGCAAGACCCGGCAACGATGGTAAGTCTGCCTGAATTTAGGCAAGATACCTTGTTTGATGATCAAGCACTAAAAGGAGCGAAAATTGCTGTAGCCCGGGAAGTTTATATTGGCAAATGGACTCAGGAACAGGAGCAAATTTTTCAAAAAGCGGTTGAAAAATTGGAAGAGCTAGGCGCGGAGGTAGTTGAAGCAGCAATCCCGGCGGCGAAGGCGACCTGGGGATATAAGGTTCTGAGCTATGAATTCAAAGCAGACCTGAATGCGTATTTAAACGGACTCTCACCGAATGTTCCGGTCAGGACGCTTTCTGATGTGATTGCTTTCAATAATGAGCATGGGGAGAAAATGCTGAAGTACGGCCAGGAAGTGCTGTTGGAATCGGAAGTGACAAGCGGCACCCTGACTGAAGCTGAATACCTCGAAGAACTGGAATACAACCTTTACATGGCACGGGAGCAGGGAATTGACTATGCATTGAAGGAGTACGGTGCGGATGCGGTGCTTTTCCCGATGGATGGTTCTACGATTGGCTCAAAGGCAGGTTACCCGTCTGTTACAGTTCCAACTGCTTTTACTGATGAAGGCGAGCCAGTCGGTATCACTTTCACAGGTACTGCCTTCAGCGAACCGTTGCTGATCAGGCTAGCCTATGCATTCGAGCAGGCAACCAAGGTGCGTCGAGCGCCTGAACTTAGAATAAACGCCGGGGAAAAAATCCATACTACTTCATGA
- a CDS encoding YitT family protein, which yields MAATKKKRVIKEVTQLVTITIGAIIAAFGLDMFLVPNAILDGGVIGLSIIAAELTNISMSIYLILFNLPFLYIGYKRMGLKFTLRTLYGVIILSGATAYLHHFEPVTDDLFLATIIGAVILGTGVGLVIRAGGALDGTEIIAILVSKKRTISVGQIVMVMNLFIFILAALLVFSWETAMYSIITYFIAFKMIDVVVEGMEELKSVTIISDVPEEIAEALLKQLGRGMTYIQGQGVFSNEPKKIIYTIVSRIELSTLRSVVDDIDPNALVAIENVADVSGSNFDKSGGH from the coding sequence GTGGCAGCAACAAAGAAAAAAAGAGTGATCAAAGAGGTTACACAGCTTGTGACGATTACAATCGGGGCAATTATCGCTGCTTTTGGGCTTGATATGTTCCTTGTTCCTAACGCGATCCTTGATGGAGGGGTCATCGGCCTTTCGATTATCGCAGCAGAACTGACAAACATCTCGATGAGTATTTACCTGATTTTGTTCAACCTTCCTTTCCTGTATATCGGGTATAAGAGGATGGGCTTGAAATTCACGCTTCGCACCTTATATGGAGTCATTATTTTATCCGGAGCAACTGCTTATTTACACCACTTTGAACCGGTGACGGATGATTTATTTTTAGCAACGATCATCGGAGCGGTTATCCTTGGCACAGGTGTCGGCTTGGTCATCCGGGCAGGTGGCGCACTGGACGGGACCGAAATCATCGCCATCCTTGTCAGTAAAAAGCGTACCATTTCTGTCGGGCAGATTGTCATGGTCATGAACCTGTTCATCTTCATTTTGGCAGCTTTGCTCGTGTTCAGCTGGGAGACGGCGATGTACTCGATTATCACCTATTTCATCGCCTTCAAGATGATTGACGTCGTCGTCGAAGGGATGGAAGAGCTCAAATCAGTCACGATCATTTCCGACGTCCCTGAGGAAATCGCCGAAGCACTGCTCAAGCAGTTAGGCCGCGGGATGACCTACATCCAGGGCCAGGGCGTTTTTTCAAACGAGCCGAAAAAAATCATTTACACCATCGTCAGCCGGATCGAGTTATCCACCCTCCGCTCAGTGGTCGATGATATCGATCCAAACGCGTTGGTCGCGATTGAGAATGTAGCCGACGTTTCGGGAAGCAATTTTGATAAAAGCGGCGGGCATTGA
- a CDS encoding CBS domain-containing protein, producing the protein MANNTQVKHRSKNQSGSKNKKNHQTGNNKRKSYMRTNPKPQEIDERRMKRVDENNQEQDGNKGSGNQSNQSKKEKGDFSSNHFKNDKSKSSSQQTSNGNGNSSKNGNGNDKPSSNQTKNGNGKNHKNEGGKNSSNQNPDSGAKNSEDHDVKHKEQSGKFETAFNRIHKALKEMVKGTDSDAFVELLYSGYKNHSLVRKYKSELHQFAKLRNAIVHERVNADYYIAEPHIEVVERIEEICREFEKPQTALSIATSPVFYYYEDAYLKDVLKVINKFDFTRFPVYDKDDKYIALLTSTEIIQWMAKHFSDSVVHFEDVRVKELLTKGKNYFVTFVDEDASLYHIEELFERYHTRGKKLQAVIITETGDRHGKPIGVITPWDLLDSDPED; encoded by the coding sequence TTGGCTAATAATACTCAGGTTAAACATAGATCTAAAAATCAGTCTGGTTCAAAAAATAAGAAAAATCATCAGACTGGCAACAATAAAAGAAAGTCATATATGAGAACCAATCCTAAGCCGCAGGAGATTGATGAAAGAAGAATGAAGCGGGTTGATGAAAATAATCAAGAGCAGGATGGTAATAAAGGAAGTGGAAACCAATCGAATCAATCTAAAAAAGAAAAAGGTGATTTTTCTTCAAATCATTTCAAGAACGATAAAAGCAAGTCATCATCTCAACAGACCAGCAATGGAAATGGGAACTCATCCAAAAACGGCAACGGGAACGACAAACCATCTTCCAACCAAACCAAAAACGGTAACGGGAAAAATCATAAGAATGAAGGTGGCAAGAATTCATCCAATCAGAATCCTGATTCAGGTGCTAAAAATTCAGAAGATCACGATGTAAAGCATAAGGAGCAATCCGGAAAGTTCGAAACAGCTTTTAACAGGATTCACAAAGCGCTGAAGGAAATGGTGAAGGGGACTGACAGCGATGCGTTTGTGGAGTTGCTGTACTCTGGCTATAAAAACCATTCATTGGTGCGCAAATATAAAAGTGAGCTGCACCAGTTTGCGAAGCTTCGGAATGCGATTGTCCACGAGCGTGTGAATGCGGATTATTATATTGCTGAGCCTCACATTGAGGTGGTCGAACGAATTGAGGAGATATGCAGGGAGTTTGAGAAGCCACAGACGGCATTGTCAATTGCAACAAGTCCGGTGTTCTACTATTACGAGGATGCGTATCTCAAAGATGTTTTAAAGGTCATCAATAAGTTTGATTTTACAAGATTCCCTGTCTATGACAAGGATGATAAGTATATTGCCTTGCTGACTTCTACCGAAATTATCCAGTGGATGGCGAAGCATTTTTCCGACAGTGTGGTCCATTTCGAGGATGTCCGTGTAAAAGAGCTGTTAACGAAGGGGAAAAATTACTTTGTGACCTTTGTTGATGAGGATGCGTCTCTGTATCATATTGAAGAATTGTTTGAACGCTACCATACAAGAGGCAAGAAACTGCAGGCGGTCATCATCACGGAAACGGGGGATCGCCATGGAAAGCCGATCGGCGTCATCACGCCTTGGGACCTGCTGGACAGCGATCCTGAAGATTGA
- a CDS encoding trans-sulfuration enzyme family protein yields MAKKFETEVLHSIHSKQKGIKSKATPIYQTSAFTFNDLDELEGFYQGEGNYLYSRVGNPNTDELGQSVAALEHAEDGVAASSGLAAILAGVLAVVKNGDHIVAADDIYGGSFHMLKAELERFGVETTFVSFSDKDKVEKAIKHNTKLLYTESITNPLLRVEKLEEVIALAKNRNLTVLVDNTFATPLHVRPFLLGADLVVHSATKYIGGHSDVTSGVVVGKKELIAEARARIVNLGANLSPFEAWLTCRGLKTLALRMKAQSENARLLADSLSEHKNVSKVFYPFSEGEKGFGAIVTIELAENVDTDQFFKSLGWIKIVPTLAGVETTVSHPLKTSHRALPSEAQSELGITYRLVRISVGIESADDIIEQFEAALAAAGQ; encoded by the coding sequence ATGGCAAAAAAATTCGAAACAGAAGTACTTCATTCAATACATTCGAAGCAAAAGGGAATTAAAAGCAAGGCGACACCGATTTATCAGACCTCTGCTTTTACATTTAATGATCTTGATGAGCTTGAGGGCTTTTATCAGGGAGAAGGAAACTATTTGTATTCAAGGGTTGGGAACCCGAATACGGATGAACTAGGTCAATCCGTAGCGGCACTTGAGCACGCAGAAGATGGAGTAGCTGCTTCCTCTGGTCTGGCTGCCATTTTAGCGGGGGTCCTGGCAGTAGTGAAGAATGGCGATCATATCGTTGCGGCTGATGATATATATGGCGGGAGTTTCCATATGCTAAAGGCTGAGCTTGAACGATTTGGAGTCGAGACTACATTTGTATCGTTTTCTGACAAGGACAAAGTCGAAAAGGCAATCAAACACAATACGAAGCTTCTTTACACTGAGTCCATCACTAATCCACTCCTCCGTGTTGAAAAGCTAGAGGAAGTCATCGCGCTGGCTAAAAATAGAAATCTCACCGTTTTGGTTGATAACACATTCGCTACTCCGCTGCATGTCCGCCCGTTTTTACTCGGCGCCGACCTGGTTGTCCACAGCGCGACGAAATACATCGGCGGCCACAGTGATGTCACTTCAGGTGTCGTCGTTGGCAAAAAAGAACTGATTGCAGAAGCACGGGCTCGAATCGTGAATCTTGGGGCGAACCTGAGTCCGTTTGAGGCCTGGCTGACATGCAGAGGATTGAAGACTCTGGCGTTAAGAATGAAGGCTCAATCAGAAAATGCAAGGTTGCTGGCTGACAGTCTGAGTGAACACAAGAATGTCTCAAAAGTATTTTACCCATTTTCAGAAGGTGAAAAAGGCTTTGGAGCGATCGTGACGATTGAACTTGCAGAAAACGTTGATACGGATCAGTTTTTCAAGTCTCTAGGATGGATAAAAATCGTGCCAACACTTGCGGGAGTCGAAACAACTGTCTCCCATCCGCTAAAAACCTCCCACCGCGCACTGCCGTCAGAGGCTCAGTCAGAGCTTGGGATAACGTATCGTCTGGTCCGAATTTCAGTTGGGATCGAAAGTGCAGACGATATCATCGAGCAATTTGAAGCTGCACTTGCAGCGGCCGGACAATAA
- a CDS encoding general stress protein: MFEHEKHLVGVYDNEQDAIQAVEDLKRQGYSTDDISVISKNEGEVHDVNEATGTKTEEGLAAGAATGGVLGGLTGLLAGIGALAIPGLGPIVAAGPIAATLTGAAVGAGAGGLAGALIGMGIPEDEAERYEGYVKEGKILVVVERDENRVGLNNDATTVDALDGTRTRNPVDAPLTSDNPANTRFDNTRDF; encoded by the coding sequence ATGTTTGAACATGAAAAACATCTTGTTGGAGTATATGATAACGAGCAAGACGCAATCCAGGCTGTTGAGGACCTGAAAAGACAGGGATACTCAACCGATGATATTTCAGTTATCAGTAAGAACGAAGGTGAGGTTCACGATGTCAACGAAGCTACCGGTACAAAGACTGAGGAAGGTCTAGCTGCAGGTGCAGCAACAGGCGGCGTATTAGGCGGCCTTACTGGATTATTGGCAGGCATCGGAGCACTAGCGATTCCTGGATTAGGCCCAATCGTCGCTGCAGGCCCGATCGCTGCGACACTTACCGGCGCGGCAGTAGGCGCAGGTGCTGGCGGTTTAGCCGGAGCACTGATTGGAATGGGTATTCCGGAAGATGAAGCTGAACGCTACGAAGGCTATGTAAAAGAAGGCAAGATTCTAGTTGTTGTCGAGCGCGACGAAAACAGAGTTGGCTTGAATAACGATGCAACAACTGTTGATGCCTTAGATGGCACAAGGACTCGCAATCCAGTTGATGCACCGCTTACTTCGGACAACCCTGCTAACACTCGTTTTGATAACACACGCGACTTTTAA
- the safA gene encoding SafA/ExsA family spore coat assembly protein — MAIPTVSFAQQVHTVRSGDTLWKISVRYQVGLSEIIAANPQFKNPNLIYPGQRVNIPTIRATKSIESQVIQLTNQERAKNGLKPLAADWQLSRVARYKSADMRDKNYFSHTSPTYGSPFTMMKNFGINYRSAGENIAAGQRTPSEVVQSWMNSPGHRKNILSPTYTHIGVGHATGGSYGHYWTQMFIAK, encoded by the coding sequence ATGGCAATCCCGACGGTTTCGTTTGCCCAACAGGTCCACACGGTACGGTCTGGTGACACTCTATGGAAAATATCAGTCAGGTACCAGGTTGGCCTTTCCGAAATCATCGCCGCCAACCCACAGTTTAAAAATCCGAACTTGATTTATCCTGGCCAGAGGGTGAATATCCCTACTATAAGAGCAACAAAGAGTATAGAAAGCCAGGTAATCCAGCTGACAAATCAGGAGCGTGCCAAGAATGGCCTGAAACCGCTCGCTGCTGACTGGCAGCTTTCCAGGGTTGCACGATATAAATCTGCTGATATGAGAGACAAAAATTATTTCTCCCATACAAGTCCGACCTATGGCAGCCCGTTCACGATGATGAAAAACTTTGGTATCAATTACAGAAGCGCCGGTGAAAATATCGCTGCCGGGCAAAGGACACCAAGTGAAGTAGTCCAATCATGGATGAACAGTCCTGGCCACCGCAAAAATATCCTTAGCCCTACATACACCCATATCGGTGTTGGACATGCAACTGGCGGATCGTATGGACACTATTGGACACAAATGTTTATCGCAAAATAA
- a CDS encoding lmo0954 family membrane protein, with amino-acid sequence MKKFGLLVAGFIAAMVLISNLGPLVGLGVSLLVLYFVVKQFLKTDSTAAKIGWGIVGFIILMATASNVPAILGIAAAYVLYLVYKNWDKKEEAIREESDPFVNFEKQWAELKNN; translated from the coding sequence ATGAAAAAATTTGGTTTACTTGTTGCCGGCTTCATTGCAGCCATGGTGCTGATTTCAAACCTTGGCCCGCTCGTCGGACTTGGGGTCAGCTTGCTGGTGCTCTACTTCGTCGTCAAGCAATTTTTAAAGACAGACTCGACTGCCGCAAAAATTGGCTGGGGAATCGTCGGCTTCATCATCTTGATGGCAACTGCTTCTAACGTACCAGCAATCCTCGGGATCGCAGCTGCTTATGTCCTGTACCTTGTATATAAAAACTGGGACAAAAAAGAAGAAGCAATCCGCGAAGAAAGCGATCCTTTCGTCAACTTCGAAAAGCAATGGGCAGAGTTGAAAAATAACTAA
- a CDS encoding PspA/IM30 family protein → MANLLTRIKNTVMADLHEALDQKEKKNPIALLNQYLRECENETEKVRKLLERQGQLKEQFAREHHQALEMAEKRKYQSEVAMRAGESDLQEFAAQEQTQYEERAARLKEAMENAVKQQLELERKYEEMNHKLKDMHIRRLELMGRENVTRANYRMDQVLENNSKSDKAYSRFSEMETYLDHLEEKVNNNYNRNTIDSRIAQLEKEFKNKESHTI, encoded by the coding sequence ATGGCTAATCTATTAACAAGAATTAAAAACACCGTAATGGCAGATCTTCACGAGGCACTTGACCAGAAGGAAAAGAAAAATCCAATCGCACTGTTGAACCAGTATCTTCGTGAGTGTGAAAACGAAACAGAAAAGGTCAGAAAGCTACTTGAACGTCAAGGACAGTTGAAGGAACAGTTTGCACGCGAGCATCATCAAGCGCTTGAAATGGCTGAAAAGAGGAAGTACCAATCCGAGGTGGCAATGAGAGCCGGGGAATCCGATCTTCAGGAGTTTGCCGCCCAGGAGCAGACCCAATATGAAGAGCGAGCTGCCAGGCTGAAGGAAGCGATGGAAAACGCGGTCAAACAACAGCTTGAGCTTGAGCGGAAGTATGAAGAGATGAATCATAAGCTAAAAGATATGCATATCCGCCGCCTTGAATTGATGGGCCGTGAAAATGTGACACGCGCCAATTACAGGATGGATCAGGTGCTCGAGAACAATTCAAAATCCGACAAAGCATATTCAAGATTCTCAGAAATGGAAACCTATCTTGACCATCTAGAGGAGAAAGTGAATAACAATTACAACCGCAATACAATTGACAGCAGGATTGCCCAGCTGGAAAAAGAGTTTAAAAATAAAGAATCACATACTATTTAA
- the liaF gene encoding cell wall-active antibiotics response protein LiaF, producing MLNNMKNDYVSWIVITGLILLLLEVSFFNEGLIFSLLASGAMVYFGRSLMPKKSGKLLFWVGLFFFLSSVFSMMTFRFFLLAVLIYLAYQFAQSKKKPEVVTPVLQEPEKELRKEMLIEKPPLFKNRLFGHQETPSHVYEWNDVNIQTGIGDSVVDLSLTVLPKGETVIFIRNIIGNVKVYVPYDLEVTLRHSSVIGSADVFEHGEGRVLNQSLYVQTPGYDEAEQKVKIFTSMLVGNIEVKRI from the coding sequence ATGTTGAACAACATGAAAAATGATTATGTGAGCTGGATTGTGATTACTGGACTCATATTGCTTTTGCTCGAAGTTTCATTTTTTAACGAAGGGTTGATCTTCTCCCTTCTTGCAAGTGGAGCAATGGTTTACTTTGGCCGCTCTTTAATGCCGAAAAAATCAGGGAAGCTGTTGTTTTGGGTAGGTTTGTTCTTTTTCCTGAGCAGTGTTTTCAGCATGATGACCTTCAGGTTCTTCTTATTGGCTGTGCTGATCTATCTTGCCTATCAATTTGCACAGTCAAAAAAGAAACCAGAAGTGGTCACGCCAGTTTTACAGGAGCCTGAAAAGGAACTCAGGAAGGAGATGCTGATCGAAAAGCCTCCACTGTTTAAAAATCGTTTGTTCGGCCATCAGGAAACGCCTTCTCATGTGTATGAATGGAATGATGTCAATATCCAGACGGGGATTGGCGACAGCGTTGTCGACTTAAGCCTGACGGTGCTGCCAAAGGGAGAAACCGTCATTTTTATCCGCAATATCATTGGCAATGTAAAAGTGTATGTGCCATATGATTTAGAGGTCACACTCCGGCATTCCTCGGTAATTGGGTCTGCTGATGTATTTGAGCATGGGGAAGGAAGAGTGCTGAACCAGAGTCTGTATGTACAGACACCAGGCTATGACGAAGCTGAGCAAAAGGTTAAGATTTTTACCTCGATGCTTGTCGGGAATATCGAGGTGAAACGCATATGA
- a CDS encoding sensor histidine kinase, with amino-acid sequence MTTAMRQILWGLALGIILFIAVTLSFVLVFPVAKLSDLWNRELMDIPFIIFTFSISVVLGVAFGMASGTYWRKQFGTVDNWLFQLEEGQEPEIEQNQAYAEISSISKRVSKLHKQISEKAMLSQRLATEKAEEQESRIQEIISQERNRLARELHDSVSQQLFAASMLMSAINETKGPSEEREAKQLKMVEEMIHQSQLEMRALLLHLRPVALKGKCLQEGIEELLIELRQKVTMNIKWKVEPFPLDKGVEDHLFRILQESVSNTLRHAKAEELEVLLIKRDDKVILRVVDDGLGFNVEETKAGSYGLQNMHERAGEIGGTLKIVSVENKGTRLEVKVPILVVAGEKND; translated from the coding sequence ATGACGACTGCCATGCGCCAAATCTTATGGGGATTGGCCCTCGGGATTATTTTATTCATAGCGGTGACTTTGTCTTTTGTGCTTGTTTTTCCGGTAGCGAAGCTTTCTGATCTGTGGAACCGTGAGTTGATGGATATTCCTTTCATCATTTTCACATTCAGCATTAGTGTCGTGTTAGGTGTCGCTTTTGGGATGGCGTCAGGAACATACTGGCGAAAGCAATTCGGAACGGTCGATAACTGGCTGTTTCAGCTCGAGGAAGGCCAGGAGCCCGAAATTGAACAGAATCAGGCATACGCAGAAATTTCATCGATTTCAAAAAGAGTCAGCAAGCTTCATAAGCAAATCTCTGAAAAAGCGATGCTGTCACAGCGGTTGGCGACTGAAAAAGCGGAGGAGCAAGAGTCGAGGATTCAGGAAATCATTTCTCAGGAGCGCAACAGGCTTGCCCGGGAACTGCATGACTCGGTCAGCCAGCAGCTATTTGCGGCATCGATGCTGATGTCTGCCATTAATGAAACAAAGGGGCCGTCCGAGGAACGAGAAGCGAAGCAGCTGAAGATGGTCGAGGAAATGATTCATCAGTCGCAGCTCGAAATGAGAGCGCTGCTTCTGCATCTCCGCCCAGTTGCCTTGAAAGGGAAATGCCTGCAAGAAGGAATCGAGGAACTGTTAATCGAATTAAGACAAAAAGTCACCATGAATATCAAGTGGAAGGTCGAGCCGTTCCCGTTGGATAAAGGAGTCGAAGACCACTTATTCCGCATCCTCCAAGAGTCTGTTTCGAATACGCTTCGCCATGCTAAGGCAGAAGAGCTCGAAGTATTGTTGATCAAGCGTGACGATAAAGTGATTTTAAGAGTTGTCGATGATGGGCTCGGTTTTAACGTAGAAGAAACAAAAGCAGGATCATATGGCCTCCAGAATATGCATGAACGTGCCGGGGAAATCGGTGGTACATTGAAGATTGTCAGTGTAGAAAATAAAGGGACCAGACTTGAGGTCAAGGTTCCAATATTAGTGGTGGCGGGTGAGAAGAATGATTAA
- a CDS encoding response regulator transcription factor — protein sequence MIKVVFVDDHEMVRIGVSSYLSAQPDIDVIGEADNGKTGVEMALELRPDIILMDLVMKEMDGIEATRQIIEQWPEAKIIIVTSFLDDEKVYPALEAGATSYMLKTSKASEIANAVRVTYSGQPVLEPEVTGKMMMKMRQKNNVELHEELTEREMEVLKLIAEGKTNQEIADELFIALKTVKTHVSNILSKLQVQDRTQAVIYAFRHSIVK from the coding sequence ATGATTAAAGTTGTGTTTGTAGATGACCACGAAATGGTGCGGATTGGAGTTTCGTCGTATTTATCGGCCCAGCCGGATATTGATGTAATCGGCGAGGCAGATAACGGGAAGACAGGTGTCGAGATGGCGCTTGAGCTGCGGCCGGATATCATTCTCATGGATCTGGTCATGAAGGAAATGGACGGAATCGAAGCGACAAGGCAGATCATCGAGCAGTGGCCGGAAGCTAAAATCATCATCGTAACCAGTTTCCTCGATGATGAAAAAGTGTATCCCGCGCTTGAAGCGGGGGCGACGAGTTATATGCTGAAAACATCAAAAGCTAGTGAAATTGCTAATGCTGTAAGGGTTACATACTCAGGACAGCCGGTGCTCGAGCCAGAAGTGACAGGCAAGATGATGATGAAAATGCGCCAGAAAAACAATGTTGAGCTGCACGAAGAGCTGACAGAACGCGAGATGGAAGTCTTGAAGCTGATTGCCGAAGGAAAGACAAACCAGGAAATTGCCGATGAACTATTCATCGCCCTGAAAACCGTGAAAACGCATGTCAGCAATATCTTAAGCAAGCTGCAGGTGCAGGATCGAACACAGGCAGTCATTTATGCATTCAGGCATTCAATCGTAAAATAA
- a CDS encoding RAxF-45 family protein, with amino-acid sequence MIKTVFVRGFWNEFLYFCRAKFAVAAANGIRMPFFNSSISNTNGWIISFPA; translated from the coding sequence ATGATCAAGACTGTTTTTGTACGAGGATTTTGGAATGAGTTCCTTTATTTTTGTCGTGCAAAATTTGCTGTTGCAGCTGCCAACGGGATACGTATGCCCTTTTTTAACAGCTCAATATCAAATACAAACGGTTGGATCATCTCTTTTCCCGCTTAA